The following coding sequences lie in one Spinacia oleracea cultivar Varoflay chromosome 1, BTI_SOV_V1, whole genome shotgun sequence genomic window:
- the LOC110803203 gene encoding elongation factor 1-alpha: MGKEKIHISLVVIGHVDSGKSTTTGHLIYKLGGIDKRVIERFEKEAAEMNKRSFKYAWVLDKLKAERERGITIDIALWKFETNKYYCTVIDAPGHRDFIKNMITGTSQADCAILIIDSTTGGFEAGISKDGQTREHALLAFTLGVKQMICCCNKMDATTPKYSKGRYEEIVKEVSSYLKKVGYNPDKIAFVPISGFEGDNMIERSTNLDWYKGPTLLEALDLINEPKRPSDKPLRLPLQDVYKIGGIGTVPVGRVETGVLKPGMLVTFGPTGLTTEVKSVEMHHESLPEALPGDNVGFNVKNVAVKDIKRGYVASDSKNDPAKEAANFIAQVIIMNHPGQIGNGYAPVLDCHTSHIAVKFAELVTKIDRRSGKELEKEPKFLKNGDAGMVKMIPTKPMVVETFSQYPPLGRFAVRDMRQTVAVGVIKSVEKKDPTGAKVTKAALKKK, encoded by the exons ATGGGTAAGGAAAAGATTCATATCAGTTTGGTGGTCATTGGCCATGTCGACTCAGGAAAGTCGACCACCACTGGTCACTTGATCTACAAGCTTGGAGGTATTGACAAGCGTGTGATCGAGAGATTCGAGAAGGAAGCAGCTGAGATGAACAAAAGGTCCTTCAAGTATGCATGGGTTCTTGACAAACTAAAGGCTGAGCGTGAACGTGGTATTACCATTGATATCGCCTTGTGGAAGTTTGAGACCAACAAGTACTACTGCACTGTTATTGATGCCCCAGGACACAGAGATTTTATCAAGAATATGATTACTGGTACCTCTCAGGCTGATTGTGCTATCCTCATTATTGATTCCACCACTGGAGGTTTTGAGGCTGGTATCTCCAAGGATGGTCAGACCCGTGAGCATGCTCTTCTTGCCTTCACCCTTGGTGTCAAGCAAATGATCTGTTGTTGTAACAAG ATGGATGCCACCACTCCCAAGTACTCCAAGGGAAGGTACGAAGAAATTGTCAAGGAAGTCTCCTCATACCTGAAGAAGGTTGGTTACAACCCAGACAAAATCGCCTTCGTTCCCATTTCTGGGTTTGAGGGTGACAACATGATTGAGAGGTCAACCAACCTTGACTGGTACAAGGGACCAACCCTTCTTGAGGCTCTTGACTTGATCAACGAGCCAAAGAGGCCGTCAGACAAGCCCCTTCGTCTTCCACTTCAGGATGTCTACAAGATTGGAGGTATTGGAACGGTGCCAGTGGGACGTGTTGAAACTGGTGTGTTGAAGCCCGGTATGCTTGTTACCTTCGGTCCTACTGGATTGACCACTGAAGTTAAGTCAGTTGAGATGCACCACGAGTCCCTTCCAGAGGCTCTTCCTGGTGACAATGTTGGTTTCAATGTCAAGAATGTTGCAGTCAAGGATATCAAGCGTGGATACGTTGCATCTGACTCAAAGAACGACCCTGCTAAGGAGGCAGCCAACTTCATTGCTCAGGTCATCATCATGAACCACCCTGGTCAGATTGGAAACGGATACGCCCCAGTGTTGGACTGTCACACCTCTCACATTGCTGTCAAGTTTGCTGAGCTTGTGACCAAGATTGACAGGCGTTCCGGTAAGGAGCTTGAGAAGGAGCCTAAGTTCTTGAAGAATGGTGATGCTGGTATGGTAAAGATGATTCCCACCAAGCCAATGGTGGTGGAGACATTCTCACAGTACCCACCCCTTGGTCGTTTTGCTGTCCGGGACATGAGACAGACAGTTGCTGTTGGTGTTATCAAGAGTGTTGAGAAGAAGGACCCAACTGGTGCCAAGGTCACCAAGGCTGCCCTCAAGAAGAAATAA
- the LOC130470724 gene encoding uncharacterized protein, translating to MLMEEELSGRKLENDFLAPPLSKRRHFIAKNLSIPFLEVETDVKSPMIMLDNADSNPHHELATSIDDIAFLVNNTNWIVVFLHIHRECNLVAHQLAGHALSMEVRHKQHFKVPDCARIAYAIDLEHMGSRSN from the exons ATGCTGATGGAGGAGGAGTTATCTGGAAGGAAACTAGAGAATG ATTTCCTGGCACCGCCACTGTCTAAGAGAAGGCATTTTATTGCTAAGAACTTAAGCATTCCTTTCCTTGAGGTCGAAACTGATGTCAAATCCCCGATGATTATGTTGGACAATGCCGATAGTAACCCACATCATGAGCTTGCTACATCTATCGATGATATAGCCTTTTTGGTTAACAACACAAATTGGATTGTGGTCTTCTTGCATATTCATAGGGAGTGTAACTTGGTAGCACATCAGCTGGCAGGGCATGCTCTTTCTATGGAAGTTCGGCACAAACAGCATTTCAAGGTCCCAGATTGCGCAAGAATTGCTTATGCTATTGACTTGGAGCACATGGGTTCTCGTTCGAACTAA